One segment of Streptomyces sp. NBC_00576 DNA contains the following:
- a CDS encoding GcvT family protein — MAGPRVVIIGAGVVGAALADEISARGWTEVTVVDQGPLPATGGSSSHAPGLVFQTNSSKTMTELARYTVEKFCSLDVDGQPCFLQVGGLEVATTPERLTELHRRHGWITSWGIESRLLTADECVEHHPLVNRDRVLGGLLVPTDGLAKAVLAVEAQIRRATERGVSFLPRHEVLDVQQTDGQVTGVLTSEGEIPADIVVCCAGIWGPKIARMVGLNLPLTPLAHQLAWTGPVPALAGQTEEAVRPILRHQDADLYYRDRFDTIGIGYYGHRPMPISADDILSFDEADTAGGMPSVLKFTEDDFEPAWTETQSLLPSTKEAKVEEGINGLFSFTTDNFPLLGESPDVKGFWVAEAVWVTHSAGVGRAMAEWLVDGFCSSFDLHECDLNRFEPHQLSPEYVLARDCQNFVEVYDILHPLQPSGHPRPIRTSPFHTRQKELGAFFLEANGWERPQWYEANAPLVAGRSVPTPGDWAAQYWSPIVGAEAQATRETVAMYDMTALKRLEVTGPGAAAFLEGLTTSKVAKSVGSVTYTLLLDHDGGIRSDVTVARLGRDLFQVGANGNLDLDWFTRHLPADGTVQVRDITPGTCCIGLWGPLARKVLQPLTDEDFSNDGLKYFRAKRAYIGSVPVTAMRLSYVGELGWELYTTADQGQKLWDTLWQAAQPLGGIAAGRGAFNSLRLEKGYRSFGTDMTYEHDPYEAGVGFAVKLDKGDFVGKAALERRKTDVRRKLTCLTIEDPRSVVMGKEPVYDEGDRPVGYVTSASYGYTIGKGIAYAWLPAELAIPGTALTIGYFDQRVEAVVAEEPLFDPTMSRLRG, encoded by the coding sequence ATGGCGGGACCCCGAGTGGTCATCATCGGAGCGGGCGTCGTTGGCGCGGCACTCGCGGACGAGATCTCCGCACGAGGCTGGACCGAAGTGACCGTGGTCGACCAGGGCCCGCTGCCCGCCACCGGGGGATCGTCGTCGCACGCCCCGGGCCTGGTCTTCCAGACGAACTCGTCCAAGACGATGACCGAGCTGGCCCGCTACACCGTCGAGAAGTTCTGCTCCCTGGACGTCGACGGCCAGCCCTGCTTCCTCCAGGTCGGCGGCCTCGAAGTGGCCACCACCCCCGAGCGCCTCACCGAACTGCACCGCCGGCACGGTTGGATCACGTCCTGGGGCATCGAGTCCCGCCTGCTGACCGCCGACGAGTGCGTGGAACACCACCCGCTGGTCAACCGCGACCGGGTCCTCGGCGGCCTCCTGGTCCCCACGGACGGCCTCGCCAAGGCGGTCCTCGCCGTCGAGGCGCAGATCCGCCGGGCCACCGAACGAGGCGTGAGCTTCCTGCCCCGCCACGAGGTACTGGACGTACAGCAGACCGACGGCCAGGTCACGGGCGTTCTCACCTCCGAGGGCGAGATCCCGGCCGACATCGTCGTGTGCTGCGCCGGCATCTGGGGCCCGAAGATCGCCCGCATGGTAGGTCTCAACCTCCCCCTCACCCCCCTGGCCCACCAGCTGGCCTGGACCGGCCCGGTCCCCGCCCTCGCGGGCCAGACCGAGGAGGCGGTCCGCCCGATCCTGCGCCACCAGGACGCCGACCTCTACTACCGCGACCGCTTCGACACCATCGGCATCGGCTACTACGGCCACCGCCCGATGCCGATCTCGGCCGACGACATCCTCTCCTTCGACGAGGCGGACACGGCCGGGGGGATGCCCTCGGTGCTGAAGTTCACCGAGGACGACTTCGAGCCCGCCTGGACGGAGACACAGTCACTCCTCCCCTCGACGAAGGAAGCGAAGGTCGAGGAGGGCATCAACGGTCTGTTCTCCTTCACCACCGACAACTTCCCGCTCCTCGGCGAGTCCCCGGACGTCAAGGGCTTCTGGGTCGCCGAGGCGGTGTGGGTCACCCACTCGGCGGGCGTGGGCAGGGCCATGGCCGAGTGGCTGGTCGACGGTTTCTGTTCCTCCTTCGACCTGCACGAGTGCGACCTCAACCGCTTCGAGCCGCACCAGCTCTCCCCGGAGTACGTCCTGGCCCGCGACTGCCAGAACTTCGTCGAGGTCTACGACATCCTCCACCCCCTCCAGCCGTCCGGGCACCCGCGCCCGATCCGCACCAGCCCCTTCCACACCCGTCAGAAGGAACTGGGCGCCTTCTTCCTGGAGGCGAACGGCTGGGAACGCCCGCAGTGGTACGAGGCCAACGCACCCCTGGTGGCAGGCCGTTCGGTACCCACCCCGGGCGACTGGGCGGCGCAGTACTGGTCGCCGATCGTCGGCGCCGAGGCCCAGGCGACCCGCGAGACGGTCGCGATGTACGACATGACGGCCCTCAAACGCCTGGAGGTGACCGGCCCGGGTGCCGCCGCCTTCCTGGAGGGTCTGACGACCAGCAAGGTGGCCAAGTCGGTCGGCTCGGTGACGTACACCCTGCTCCTGGACCACGACGGTGGCATCCGCAGCGACGTCACCGTGGCCCGCCTCGGCCGCGACCTCTTCCAGGTGGGTGCCAACGGCAACCTGGACCTCGACTGGTTCACCCGTCACCTCCCGGCCGACGGCACGGTCCAGGTCCGCGACATCACCCCGGGCACGTGCTGCATCGGCCTGTGGGGCCCGCTGGCCCGCAAGGTCCTCCAGCCCCTGACGGACGAGGACTTCTCGAACGACGGCCTGAAGTACTTCCGCGCCAAGCGCGCCTACATCGGCAGCGTCCCGGTGACGGCGATGCGCCTGTCGTACGTCGGCGAACTCGGCTGGGAGCTCTACACCACCGCAGACCAGGGCCAGAAACTCTGGGACACCCTCTGGCAGGCGGCGCAGCCGCTGGGCGGCATCGCGGCGGGCCGCGGCGCCTTCAACAGCCTCCGCCTGGAGAAGGGCTACCGCTCCTTCGGCACCGACATGACGTACGAGCACGACCCGTACGAGGCCGGCGTCGGCTTCGCGGTGAAGCTCGACAAGGGCGACTTCGTCGGCAAGGCGGCACTGGAACGCCGTAAGACGGACGTACGACGCAAGCTCACCTGCCTGACGATCGAGGACCCCCGGTCGGTGGTGATGGGCAAGGAACCGGTGTACGACGAGGGTGACCGGCCCGTCGGCTACGTCACCAGCGCCTCCTACGGCTACACGATCGGCAAGGGCATCGCCTACGCCTGGCTGCCCGCCGAACTGGCCATCCCTGGAACGGCGTTGACCATCGGCTACTTCGACCAGCGCGTAGAGGCCGTGGTCGCCGAGGAGCCTCTGTTCGACCCGACGATGTCCCGCCTCCGTGGGTAG
- a CDS encoding sarcosine oxidase subunit beta family protein, translating to MSPRTPGAELPEHPDWLWRTPEPKRSYDVIVVGGGGHGLATAHYLAKNHGITNVAVLEKGWLAGGNMARNTTIIRSNYLWDESAGIYEHSLKLWEGLEEELDYPILFSQRGVLNLAHSLQDVRDSVRRVEANRLNGVDAEWLDAEQVREVCPIVNISPDVRYPVMGGTYQPRAGIAKHDHVAWGLARSADAAGIDIIQNCEVTGLDVVGGRVVGVQTTLGPIAAGKVALCSAGHSSVLAAMAGIELPLQSHPLQALVSELLEPVHPTVVMSNAVHVYVSQAHKGELVMGAGIDSYNSYTQRGAFHIIEEQMSAALELFPVFARAHVLRTWGGIVDVSPDASPIVGLTPVDNLYLNCGWGTGGFKATPGVGWVYAHTIAHDTPHPLNAPFSLDRFTTGALVDEHGAAAVAH from the coding sequence ATGAGCCCCCGTACCCCCGGCGCCGAGCTGCCGGAGCACCCCGACTGGCTGTGGCGCACGCCCGAGCCGAAGCGCAGCTATGACGTGATCGTCGTGGGCGGCGGCGGACATGGCCTCGCCACCGCCCACTACCTGGCGAAGAACCACGGCATCACCAACGTCGCCGTGCTGGAGAAGGGGTGGCTGGCGGGCGGCAACATGGCCCGCAACACCACGATCATCCGCTCCAACTACCTGTGGGACGAGAGCGCGGGCATCTACGAGCACTCGCTGAAACTGTGGGAGGGCCTGGAGGAGGAGCTGGACTACCCCATCCTCTTCTCGCAGCGCGGCGTGCTGAACCTGGCCCACAGCCTCCAGGACGTCCGCGACAGCGTGCGCCGGGTGGAGGCCAACCGCCTGAACGGTGTGGACGCGGAGTGGCTGGACGCCGAGCAGGTGAGGGAAGTCTGCCCGATCGTCAACATCTCGCCGGACGTGCGTTATCCGGTGATGGGCGGCACCTACCAGCCGCGTGCGGGCATCGCGAAGCACGACCACGTGGCGTGGGGCCTGGCCCGCTCGGCGGACGCGGCCGGCATCGACATCATCCAGAACTGTGAGGTCACGGGCCTGGATGTGGTCGGCGGCAGGGTGGTCGGGGTTCAGACGACCCTGGGCCCGATCGCGGCGGGCAAGGTGGCGCTGTGCTCGGCGGGCCACAGCTCGGTCCTGGCGGCGATGGCGGGCATCGAACTCCCGCTCCAGAGCCACCCGTTGCAGGCGTTGGTCTCCGAACTCCTCGAACCCGTGCACCCGACGGTGGTGATGTCCAACGCGGTCCACGTGTACGTCAGCCAGGCGCACAAGGGTGAGTTGGTGATGGGCGCGGGCATCGACTCGTACAACTCGTACACACAGCGCGGCGCGTTCCACATCATCGAGGAACAGATGTCGGCGGCCCTGGAACTCTTCCCGGTCTTCGCGCGGGCCCATGTGCTGCGTACATGGGGAGGCATCGTCGACGTGAGCCCGGATGCGTCGCCGATCGTCGGCCTCACCCCGGTGGACAACCTCTACCTCAACTGCGGCTGGGGAACGGGCGGTTTCAAGGCGACCCCGGGCGTCGGCTGGGTCTACGCCCACACGATCGCCCACGACACCCCCCACCCCCTCAACGCCCCCTTCTCGCTCGACCGTTTCACCACCGGCGCGCTCGTCGACGAGCACGGCGCGGCCGCGGTGGCCCACTAG